One window from the genome of Sebastes umbrosus isolate fSebUmb1 chromosome 12, fSebUmb1.pri, whole genome shotgun sequence encodes:
- the LOC119498774 gene encoding desmoglein-2-like isoform X1, translated as MAPLPKCSILILLGFFFFFLTLDPVGAEGKGSGLRRQKRHWITAPRKLNENHDYTGLESIARIRSDKENYTKIFYSLLGPGVDKPPTGVFGVNRETGFVKIYSILDRENIASYHLKGVATFADGSLAERDIDLMITVLDENDCPPVIKVQQVGSVNESSAAGTVVMRVIATDADQENTANSQIHYSIVESSNTAGLFSINSQTGEVMVRQNTLDRERQDSYTLTIKASDLNGEVGGNSGTGDITVKILDINDNIPTLEKESYEGSVQENTANVEVMRINSVDMDLIHTDNWRAVYQIVSGNEAGYFTITTDSTTNEGVIMCNKALDYEELKMLNLEVAVANKAEYYFGSRVVTLPTTPKAYPVKINVINEKEGPRFQPSVKVVTLSEEHTSVSINKVIATYAAIDSDTLQTATNVRYAKIKDDDNWLTIDERTAEIKLKKMPDRESTFLVNGTYYAKIICITTDSPSKTATGTIAIQVEDFNDNCPILTTTNHTMCLEANVIYATAVDKDEYPNSAPFEFTVIQGSGKGKWTVEHLNETTAILRDQANLWPGMYKVAVEVKDQQGKSCDAVQMIDVTVCNCDDFTKRCLSHETKTAGFGASGILLLLLGLLLLLLLPLLLLFCLCGGAAAAGNFKSIPFDTKQQLIPYHTEGQGEDKEVPLLLAPVQVYPGTMNTNTFNTLEGKGYVGELNALGGAAGGAGALNYSTLTTNDMYLHDKYGHSGGQVGMDYMDGGTMTGQEHRFSTYRAGAFDGMALSHQYLGEYYASKSSHAAQQSHQKDSLLIYDYEGQESLAGSVGCCSLLENDNDLAFLNDLDPKFKTLAEICQGSTLATESVDAGVFISPPRPVSPVWPSTSTSTHTHVNTHTESIRDRDHVNINTLNTLKTSNVASGSSTVVQEELISARATAPMVHVQDNIVVPSQTMLIQQPAMYYAASPMYVVESKPQMVLVAGGAQQTVGHVGQVGLSQGLVQVGGLQSGQGLVQVGGMQGGQGLVQVGSMQGGQGLVQVGGLQGGQGLVQVGGLQGGQGLVQVGGLQGSQGMVLVDRQVGVGGVTGQVAQGRSQGTLSRSTHVLVTENGSSGGVQGAHLAQGIVQTGHGSAEQGLEIRGQGLQFSLASRGSTGLNEDFAVTATPKLHESQRVVVQRKKVSVTERNIESSSRA; from the exons ATGGCTCCACTGCCGAAATGCAGCATTTTGATCCTGctgggcttcttcttcttcttcttaacg CTGGATCCTGTGGGGGCTGAAGGAAAAGGGTCAGGGTTACGGAGACAGAAACGACACTGGATCACCGCTCCCAGAAAGCTGAACGAGAACCACGATTACACCGGCTTGGAGAGTATCGCTAGA ATTCGCTCTGATAAGGAAAACTATACAAAGATATTTTATTCTCTGTTGGGGCCTGGTGTTGACAAGCCCCCTACGGGCGTGTTTGGAGTCAACCGTGAAACTGGCTTTGTGAAAATCTATTCCATTCTGGACCGAGAGAACATCGCCTCATATCAT TTAAAAGGTGTCGCAACATTCGCCGACGGGTCCTTGGCTGAAAGGGATATTGACCTTATGATTACTGTTTTGGATGAGAATGACTGCCCACCAGTCATTAAAGTACAGCAAGTCGGATCTGTCAATGAGTCAAGTGCAGCAG GTACTGTTGTGATGAGAGTGATAGCTACTGATGCTGATCAGGAGAACACAGCAAACTCCCAGATCCACTACAGCATTGTGGAGTCTAGTAACACAGCAGGGCTGTTCTCCATCAACTCTCAGACTGGAGAGGTCATGGTTCGACAGAACACTCTAGATAGGGAG AGACAAGATTCATATACGTTGACTATAAAAGCCTCAGACTTGAATGGAGAAGTGGGAGGAAACTCAGGGACCGGCGATATTACGGTCAAAATTCTGGACATAAATGACAATATTCCAACCCTGGAAAAAGAATCG TATGAAGGGAGCGTGCAGGAGAACACCGCCAACGTGGAAGTGATGAGGATTAACTCCGTTGACATGGATCTGATTCACACTGACAACTGGCGGGCTGTGTACCAGATCGTTTCAGGGAATGAGGCCGGCTATTTCACTATCACCACGGATTCTACGACCAATGAAGGAGTTATCATGTGTAACAAG GCCTTGGACTATGAGGAACTCAAAATGCTCAACTTGGAAGTGGCTGTTGCCAACAAAGCAGAGTACTATTTTGGCAGTAGGGTCGTGACCTTGCCCACAACCCCTAAAGCCTACCCCGTTAAAATCAACGTGATCAATGAGAAGGAAGGCCCCCGATTCCAACCGAGTGTCAAAGTGGTGACTCTCTCTGAGGAACACACTTCCGTCTCCATTAACAAAGTCATCGCCACCTACGCTGCTATTGACAGTGACACACTACAGACAGCCACCAACGTAAG GTATGCTAAAATCAAAGATGATGACAACTGGTTGACTATTGATGAAAGGACAGCAGAAATCAAGCTGAAAAAAATGCCTGACAGAGAGTCTACGTTCTTGGTCAATGGAACATATTATGCCAAAATTATATGCATCACCACTG ATAGTCCCTCAAAAACTGCCACGGGGACCATAGCCATCCAGGTGGAGGACTTTAATGATAACTGTCCGATACTGACCACTACCAATCACACCATGTGCCTCGAGGCTAATGTGATCTACGCCACAGCCGTAGACAAAGACGAGTACCCCAATTCTGCACCGTTTGAGTTCACTGTGATTCAGGGGAGCGGCAAGGGGAAATGGACAGTGGAGCATCTTAATG AAACCACGGCCATTCTGCGAGACCAAGCCAACTTGTGGCCAGGCATGTACAAAGTGGCAGTGGAGGTCAAAGACCAGCAGGGAAAGTCATGTGATGCTgttcagatgatagatgtgACTGTGTGTAATTGCGATGACTTCACCAAAAGATGTTTGTCACACGAGACAAAGACTGCGGGTTTTGGAGCTTCAGGTATCCTGCTTCTGCTCCTGGgactgctgcttctgctgt tgctgcctcttctgctgctgttctgcCTGTGTGGAGGTGCAGCAGCTGCTGGAAATTTTAAGTCCATTCCATTTGATACGAAACAACAGCTCATCCCATATCACACTGAGGGGCAGGGAGAAGACAAG GAAGTTCCTCTTCTTCTTGCGCCAGTGCAAGTTTATCCTGGCACGATGAATACCAATACTTTCAACACCCTTGAGGGAAAGGGTTACGTAGGAGAACTGAATGCATTGGGAGGCGCAGCAGGTGGAGCCGGTGCCCTGAACTATTCCACCTTGACAACCAATGACATGTACCTGCACGACAAATATGGCCATTCTGGTGGGCAGGTGGGGATGGACTACATGGACGGTGGGACGATGACAGGACAAGAACACCGTTTCTCCACATACAGGGCTGGGGCCTTTGATGGGATGGCTCTATCTCATCAGTACCTGGGGGAGTACTATGCAAGT AAATCCAGCCATGCTGCACAACAATCCCATCAGAAGGACAGTCTGCTGATCTACGACTATGAGGGTCAGGAGTCCCTGGCAGGTTCTGTAGGTTGCTGCAGCCTTCTTGAGAATGATAATGACCTTGCCTTCCTGAATGACCTTGATCCTAAATTCAAAACCCTGGCTGAGATCTGTCAGGGGTCAACCTTGGCAACAGAGTCTGTGGACGCAGGGGTTTTTATCTCTCCACCCAGACCAGTGTCTCCTGTCTggccctccacctccacctccacccacacacatgtCAACACTCACACAGAATCAATCAGGGACAGGGACCACGTCAACATTAACACCCTCAACACCCTCAAAACCTCCAATGTAGCGTCTGGATCCTCCACCGTCGTGCAGGAGGAGCTAATCTCTGCGAGAGCCACCGCTCCCATGGTACATGTCCAAGACAACATTGTGGTTCCCAGTCAGACGATGCTCATACAGCAGCCCGCTATGTACTATGCTGCCTCGCCCATGTATGTAGTCGAGTCCAAGCCCCAAATGGTGCTTGTGGCAGGGGGGGCCCAGCAGACAGTGGGTCACGTAGGCCAAGTTGGGCTAAGTCAGGGGCTGGTGCAGGTTGGTGGCCTGCAAAGTGGTCAGGGGCTGGTGCAGGTTGGTGGCATGCAAGGTGGTCAGGGGCTGGTGCAGGTTGGTAGCATGCAAGGTGGTCAGGGGCTGGTGCAGGTTGGTGGCCTGCAAGGTGGTCAGGGGCTGGTGCAGGTTGGTGGCCTGCAAGGTGGTCAGGGGCTGGTGCAGGTTGGTGGCCTACAAGGTTCTCAGGGTATGGTCCTTGTAGATAGGCAAGTAGGAGTGGGTGGAGTGACTGGGCAGGTAGCACAAGGCCGTTCACAAGGAACCCTCTCCAGGTCCACACATGTGTTGGTGACGGAGAATGGGTCCTCAGGTGGAGTGCAAGGTGCACATTTAGCACAGGGCATTGTTCAGACAGGACATGGGTCTGCAGAGCAGGGTTTGGAAATTAGAGGTCAAGGTTTGCAGTTTTCACTGGCTTCCCGCGGTTCTACGGGGTTAAATGAGGACTTTGCTGTAACAGCCACACCCAAATTGCATGAAAGCCAGAGAGTGGTTGTGCAACGCAAGAAAGTGTCAGTCACTGAGAGAAATATTGAATCTAGTTCGAGAGCGTAA
- the LOC119498774 gene encoding desmoglein-2-like isoform X6, which translates to MAPLPKCSILILLGFFFFFLTLDPVGAEGKGSGLRRQKRHWITAPRKLNENHDYTGLESIARIRSDKENYTKIFYSLLGPGVDKPPTGVFGVNRETGFVKIYSILDRENIASYHLKGVATFADGSLAERDIDLMITVLDENDCPPVIKVQQVGSVNESSAAGTVVMRVIATDADQENTANSQIHYSIVESSNTAGLFSINSQTGEVMVRQNTLDRERQDSYTLTIKASDLNGEVGGNSGTGDITVKILDINDNIPTLEKESYEGSVQENTANVEVMRINSVDMDLIHTDNWRAVYQIVSGNEAGYFTITTDSTTNEGVIMCNKALDYEELKMLNLEVAVANKAEYYFGSRVVTLPTTPKAYPVKINVINEKEGPRFQPSVKVVTLSEEHTSVSINKVIATYAAIDSDTLQTATNVRYAKIKDDDNWLTIDERTAEIKLKKMPDRESTFLVNGTYYAKIICITTDSPSKTATGTIAIQVEDFNDNCPILTTTNHTMCLEANVIYATAVDKDEYPNSAPFEFTVIQGSGKGKWTVEHLNETTAILRDQANLWPGMYKVAVEVKDQQGKSCDAVQMIDVTVCNCDDFTKRCLSHETKTAGFGASGILLLLLGLLLLLLLPLLLLFCLCGGAAAAGNFKSIPFDTKQQLIPYHTEGQGEDKEVPLLLAPVQVYPGTMNTNTFNTLEGKGYVGELNALGGAAGGAGALNYSTLTTNDMYLHDKYGHSGGQVGMDYMDGGTMTGQEHRFSTYRAGAFDGMALSHQYLGEYYASKSSHAAQQSHQKDSLLIYDYEGQESLAGSVGCCSLLENDNDLAFLNDLDPKFKTLAEICQGSTLATESVDAGVFISPPRPVSPVWPSTSTSTHTHVNTHTESIRDRDHVNINTLNTLKTSNVASGSSTVVQEELISARATAPMVHVQDNIVVPSQTMLIQQPAMYYAASPMYVVESKPQMVLVAGGAQQTVGHVGQVGLSQGLVQVGGLQSGQGLVQVGGLQGGQGLVQVGGLQGSQGMVLVDRQVGVGGVTGQVAQGRSQGTLSRSTHVLVTENGSSGGVQGAHLAQGIVQTGHGSAEQGLEIRGQGLQFSLASRGSTGLNEDFAVTATPKLHESQRVVVQRKKVSVTERNIESSSRA; encoded by the exons ATGGCTCCACTGCCGAAATGCAGCATTTTGATCCTGctgggcttcttcttcttcttcttaacg CTGGATCCTGTGGGGGCTGAAGGAAAAGGGTCAGGGTTACGGAGACAGAAACGACACTGGATCACCGCTCCCAGAAAGCTGAACGAGAACCACGATTACACCGGCTTGGAGAGTATCGCTAGA ATTCGCTCTGATAAGGAAAACTATACAAAGATATTTTATTCTCTGTTGGGGCCTGGTGTTGACAAGCCCCCTACGGGCGTGTTTGGAGTCAACCGTGAAACTGGCTTTGTGAAAATCTATTCCATTCTGGACCGAGAGAACATCGCCTCATATCAT TTAAAAGGTGTCGCAACATTCGCCGACGGGTCCTTGGCTGAAAGGGATATTGACCTTATGATTACTGTTTTGGATGAGAATGACTGCCCACCAGTCATTAAAGTACAGCAAGTCGGATCTGTCAATGAGTCAAGTGCAGCAG GTACTGTTGTGATGAGAGTGATAGCTACTGATGCTGATCAGGAGAACACAGCAAACTCCCAGATCCACTACAGCATTGTGGAGTCTAGTAACACAGCAGGGCTGTTCTCCATCAACTCTCAGACTGGAGAGGTCATGGTTCGACAGAACACTCTAGATAGGGAG AGACAAGATTCATATACGTTGACTATAAAAGCCTCAGACTTGAATGGAGAAGTGGGAGGAAACTCAGGGACCGGCGATATTACGGTCAAAATTCTGGACATAAATGACAATATTCCAACCCTGGAAAAAGAATCG TATGAAGGGAGCGTGCAGGAGAACACCGCCAACGTGGAAGTGATGAGGATTAACTCCGTTGACATGGATCTGATTCACACTGACAACTGGCGGGCTGTGTACCAGATCGTTTCAGGGAATGAGGCCGGCTATTTCACTATCACCACGGATTCTACGACCAATGAAGGAGTTATCATGTGTAACAAG GCCTTGGACTATGAGGAACTCAAAATGCTCAACTTGGAAGTGGCTGTTGCCAACAAAGCAGAGTACTATTTTGGCAGTAGGGTCGTGACCTTGCCCACAACCCCTAAAGCCTACCCCGTTAAAATCAACGTGATCAATGAGAAGGAAGGCCCCCGATTCCAACCGAGTGTCAAAGTGGTGACTCTCTCTGAGGAACACACTTCCGTCTCCATTAACAAAGTCATCGCCACCTACGCTGCTATTGACAGTGACACACTACAGACAGCCACCAACGTAAG GTATGCTAAAATCAAAGATGATGACAACTGGTTGACTATTGATGAAAGGACAGCAGAAATCAAGCTGAAAAAAATGCCTGACAGAGAGTCTACGTTCTTGGTCAATGGAACATATTATGCCAAAATTATATGCATCACCACTG ATAGTCCCTCAAAAACTGCCACGGGGACCATAGCCATCCAGGTGGAGGACTTTAATGATAACTGTCCGATACTGACCACTACCAATCACACCATGTGCCTCGAGGCTAATGTGATCTACGCCACAGCCGTAGACAAAGACGAGTACCCCAATTCTGCACCGTTTGAGTTCACTGTGATTCAGGGGAGCGGCAAGGGGAAATGGACAGTGGAGCATCTTAATG AAACCACGGCCATTCTGCGAGACCAAGCCAACTTGTGGCCAGGCATGTACAAAGTGGCAGTGGAGGTCAAAGACCAGCAGGGAAAGTCATGTGATGCTgttcagatgatagatgtgACTGTGTGTAATTGCGATGACTTCACCAAAAGATGTTTGTCACACGAGACAAAGACTGCGGGTTTTGGAGCTTCAGGTATCCTGCTTCTGCTCCTGGgactgctgcttctgctgt tgctgcctcttctgctgctgttctgcCTGTGTGGAGGTGCAGCAGCTGCTGGAAATTTTAAGTCCATTCCATTTGATACGAAACAACAGCTCATCCCATATCACACTGAGGGGCAGGGAGAAGACAAG GAAGTTCCTCTTCTTCTTGCGCCAGTGCAAGTTTATCCTGGCACGATGAATACCAATACTTTCAACACCCTTGAGGGAAAGGGTTACGTAGGAGAACTGAATGCATTGGGAGGCGCAGCAGGTGGAGCCGGTGCCCTGAACTATTCCACCTTGACAACCAATGACATGTACCTGCACGACAAATATGGCCATTCTGGTGGGCAGGTGGGGATGGACTACATGGACGGTGGGACGATGACAGGACAAGAACACCGTTTCTCCACATACAGGGCTGGGGCCTTTGATGGGATGGCTCTATCTCATCAGTACCTGGGGGAGTACTATGCAAGT AAATCCAGCCATGCTGCACAACAATCCCATCAGAAGGACAGTCTGCTGATCTACGACTATGAGGGTCAGGAGTCCCTGGCAGGTTCTGTAGGTTGCTGCAGCCTTCTTGAGAATGATAATGACCTTGCCTTCCTGAATGACCTTGATCCTAAATTCAAAACCCTGGCTGAGATCTGTCAGGGGTCAACCTTGGCAACAGAGTCTGTGGACGCAGGGGTTTTTATCTCTCCACCCAGACCAGTGTCTCCTGTCTggccctccacctccacctccacccacacacatgtCAACACTCACACAGAATCAATCAGGGACAGGGACCACGTCAACATTAACACCCTCAACACCCTCAAAACCTCCAATGTAGCGTCTGGATCCTCCACCGTCGTGCAGGAGGAGCTAATCTCTGCGAGAGCCACCGCTCCCATGGTACATGTCCAAGACAACATTGTGGTTCCCAGTCAGACGATGCTCATACAGCAGCCCGCTATGTACTATGCTGCCTCGCCCATGTATGTAGTCGAGTCCAAGCCCCAAATGGTGCTTGTGGCAGGGGGGGCCCAGCAGACAGTGGGTCACGTAGGCCAAGTTGGGCTAAGTCAGGGGCTGGTGCAGGTTGGTGGCCTGCAAA GTGGTCAGGGGCTGGTGCAGGTTGGTGGCCTGCAAGGTGGTCAGGGGCTGGTGCAGGTTGGTGGCCTACAAGGTTCTCAGGGTATGGTCCTTGTAGATAGGCAAGTAGGAGTGGGTGGAGTGACTGGGCAGGTAGCACAAGGCCGTTCACAAGGAACCCTCTCCAGGTCCACACATGTGTTGGTGACGGAGAATGGGTCCTCAGGTGGAGTGCAAGGTGCACATTTAGCACAGGGCATTGTTCAGACAGGACATGGGTCTGCAGAGCAGGGTTTGGAAATTAGAGGTCAAGGTTTGCAGTTTTCACTGGCTTCCCGCGGTTCTACGGGGTTAAATGAGGACTTTGCTGTAACAGCCACACCCAAATTGCATGAAAGCCAGAGAGTGGTTGTGCAACGCAAGAAAGTGTCAGTCACTGAGAGAAATATTGAATCTAGTTCGAGAGCGTAA
- the LOC119498774 gene encoding desmoglein-2-like isoform X3 — MAPLPKCSILILLGFFFFFLTLDPVGAEGKGSGLRRQKRHWITAPRKLNENHDYTGLESIARIRSDKENYTKIFYSLLGPGVDKPPTGVFGVNRETGFVKIYSILDRENIASYHLKGVATFADGSLAERDIDLMITVLDENDCPPVIKVQQVGSVNESSAAGTVVMRVIATDADQENTANSQIHYSIVESSNTAGLFSINSQTGEVMVRQNTLDRERQDSYTLTIKASDLNGEVGGNSGTGDITVKILDINDNIPTLEKESYEGSVQENTANVEVMRINSVDMDLIHTDNWRAVYQIVSGNEAGYFTITTDSTTNEGVIMCNKALDYEELKMLNLEVAVANKAEYYFGSRVVTLPTTPKAYPVKINVINEKEGPRFQPSVKVVTLSEEHTSVSINKVIATYAAIDSDTLQTATNVRYAKIKDDDNWLTIDERTAEIKLKKMPDRESTFLVNGTYYAKIICITTDSPSKTATGTIAIQVEDFNDNCPILTTTNHTMCLEANVIYATAVDKDEYPNSAPFEFTVIQGSGKGKWTVEHLNETTAILRDQANLWPGMYKVAVEVKDQQGKSCDAVQMIDVTVCNCDDFTKRCLSHETKTAGFGASGILLLLLGLLLLLLLPLLLLFCLCGGAAAAGNFKSIPFDTKQQLIPYHTEGQGEDKEVPLLLAPVQVYPGTMNTNTFNTLEGKGYVGELNALGGAAGGAGALNYSTLTTNDMYLHDKYGHSGGQVGMDYMDGGTMTGQEHRFSTYRAGAFDGMALSHQYLGEYYASKSSHAAQQSHQKDSLLIYDYEGQESLAGSVGCCSLLENDNDLAFLNDLDPKFKTLAEICQGSTLATESVDAGVFISPPRPVSPVWPSTSTSTHTHVNTHTESIRDRDHVNINTLNTLKTSNVASGSSTVVQEELISARATAPMVHVQDNIVVPSQTMLIQQPAMYYAASPMYVVESKPQMVLVAGGAQQTVGHVGQVGLSQGLVQVGGLQSGQGLVQVGGLQGGQGLVQVGGLQGGQGLVQVGGLQGSQGMVLVDRQVGVGGVTGQVAQGRSQGTLSRSTHVLVTENGSSGGVQGAHLAQGIVQTGHGSAEQGLEIRGQGLQFSLASRGSTGLNEDFAVTATPKLHESQRVVVQRKKVSVTERNIESSSRA, encoded by the exons ATGGCTCCACTGCCGAAATGCAGCATTTTGATCCTGctgggcttcttcttcttcttcttaacg CTGGATCCTGTGGGGGCTGAAGGAAAAGGGTCAGGGTTACGGAGACAGAAACGACACTGGATCACCGCTCCCAGAAAGCTGAACGAGAACCACGATTACACCGGCTTGGAGAGTATCGCTAGA ATTCGCTCTGATAAGGAAAACTATACAAAGATATTTTATTCTCTGTTGGGGCCTGGTGTTGACAAGCCCCCTACGGGCGTGTTTGGAGTCAACCGTGAAACTGGCTTTGTGAAAATCTATTCCATTCTGGACCGAGAGAACATCGCCTCATATCAT TTAAAAGGTGTCGCAACATTCGCCGACGGGTCCTTGGCTGAAAGGGATATTGACCTTATGATTACTGTTTTGGATGAGAATGACTGCCCACCAGTCATTAAAGTACAGCAAGTCGGATCTGTCAATGAGTCAAGTGCAGCAG GTACTGTTGTGATGAGAGTGATAGCTACTGATGCTGATCAGGAGAACACAGCAAACTCCCAGATCCACTACAGCATTGTGGAGTCTAGTAACACAGCAGGGCTGTTCTCCATCAACTCTCAGACTGGAGAGGTCATGGTTCGACAGAACACTCTAGATAGGGAG AGACAAGATTCATATACGTTGACTATAAAAGCCTCAGACTTGAATGGAGAAGTGGGAGGAAACTCAGGGACCGGCGATATTACGGTCAAAATTCTGGACATAAATGACAATATTCCAACCCTGGAAAAAGAATCG TATGAAGGGAGCGTGCAGGAGAACACCGCCAACGTGGAAGTGATGAGGATTAACTCCGTTGACATGGATCTGATTCACACTGACAACTGGCGGGCTGTGTACCAGATCGTTTCAGGGAATGAGGCCGGCTATTTCACTATCACCACGGATTCTACGACCAATGAAGGAGTTATCATGTGTAACAAG GCCTTGGACTATGAGGAACTCAAAATGCTCAACTTGGAAGTGGCTGTTGCCAACAAAGCAGAGTACTATTTTGGCAGTAGGGTCGTGACCTTGCCCACAACCCCTAAAGCCTACCCCGTTAAAATCAACGTGATCAATGAGAAGGAAGGCCCCCGATTCCAACCGAGTGTCAAAGTGGTGACTCTCTCTGAGGAACACACTTCCGTCTCCATTAACAAAGTCATCGCCACCTACGCTGCTATTGACAGTGACACACTACAGACAGCCACCAACGTAAG GTATGCTAAAATCAAAGATGATGACAACTGGTTGACTATTGATGAAAGGACAGCAGAAATCAAGCTGAAAAAAATGCCTGACAGAGAGTCTACGTTCTTGGTCAATGGAACATATTATGCCAAAATTATATGCATCACCACTG ATAGTCCCTCAAAAACTGCCACGGGGACCATAGCCATCCAGGTGGAGGACTTTAATGATAACTGTCCGATACTGACCACTACCAATCACACCATGTGCCTCGAGGCTAATGTGATCTACGCCACAGCCGTAGACAAAGACGAGTACCCCAATTCTGCACCGTTTGAGTTCACTGTGATTCAGGGGAGCGGCAAGGGGAAATGGACAGTGGAGCATCTTAATG AAACCACGGCCATTCTGCGAGACCAAGCCAACTTGTGGCCAGGCATGTACAAAGTGGCAGTGGAGGTCAAAGACCAGCAGGGAAAGTCATGTGATGCTgttcagatgatagatgtgACTGTGTGTAATTGCGATGACTTCACCAAAAGATGTTTGTCACACGAGACAAAGACTGCGGGTTTTGGAGCTTCAGGTATCCTGCTTCTGCTCCTGGgactgctgcttctgctgt tgctgcctcttctgctgctgttctgcCTGTGTGGAGGTGCAGCAGCTGCTGGAAATTTTAAGTCCATTCCATTTGATACGAAACAACAGCTCATCCCATATCACACTGAGGGGCAGGGAGAAGACAAG GAAGTTCCTCTTCTTCTTGCGCCAGTGCAAGTTTATCCTGGCACGATGAATACCAATACTTTCAACACCCTTGAGGGAAAGGGTTACGTAGGAGAACTGAATGCATTGGGAGGCGCAGCAGGTGGAGCCGGTGCCCTGAACTATTCCACCTTGACAACCAATGACATGTACCTGCACGACAAATATGGCCATTCTGGTGGGCAGGTGGGGATGGACTACATGGACGGTGGGACGATGACAGGACAAGAACACCGTTTCTCCACATACAGGGCTGGGGCCTTTGATGGGATGGCTCTATCTCATCAGTACCTGGGGGAGTACTATGCAAGT AAATCCAGCCATGCTGCACAACAATCCCATCAGAAGGACAGTCTGCTGATCTACGACTATGAGGGTCAGGAGTCCCTGGCAGGTTCTGTAGGTTGCTGCAGCCTTCTTGAGAATGATAATGACCTTGCCTTCCTGAATGACCTTGATCCTAAATTCAAAACCCTGGCTGAGATCTGTCAGGGGTCAACCTTGGCAACAGAGTCTGTGGACGCAGGGGTTTTTATCTCTCCACCCAGACCAGTGTCTCCTGTCTggccctccacctccacctccacccacacacatgtCAACACTCACACAGAATCAATCAGGGACAGGGACCACGTCAACATTAACACCCTCAACACCCTCAAAACCTCCAATGTAGCGTCTGGATCCTCCACCGTCGTGCAGGAGGAGCTAATCTCTGCGAGAGCCACCGCTCCCATGGTACATGTCCAAGACAACATTGTGGTTCCCAGTCAGACGATGCTCATACAGCAGCCCGCTATGTACTATGCTGCCTCGCCCATGTATGTAGTCGAGTCCAAGCCCCAAATGGTGCTTGTGGCAGGGGGGGCCCAGCAGACAGTGGGTCACGTAGGCCAAGTTGGGCTAAGTCAGGGGCTGGTGCAGGTTGGTGGCCTGCAAA GTGGTCAGGGGCTGGTGCAGGTTGGTGGCCTGCAAGGTGGTCAGGGGCTGGTGCAGGTTGGTGGCCTGCAAGGTGGTCAGGGGCTGGTGCAGGTTGGTGGCCTACAAGGTTCTCAGGGTATGGTCCTTGTAGATAGGCAAGTAGGAGTGGGTGGAGTGACTGGGCAGGTAGCACAAGGCCGTTCACAAGGAACCCTCTCCAGGTCCACACATGTGTTGGTGACGGAGAATGGGTCCTCAGGTGGAGTGCAAGGTGCACATTTAGCACAGGGCATTGTTCAGACAGGACATGGGTCTGCAGAGCAGGGTTTGGAAATTAGAGGTCAAGGTTTGCAGTTTTCACTGGCTTCCCGCGGTTCTACGGGGTTAAATGAGGACTTTGCTGTAACAGCCACACCCAAATTGCATGAAAGCCAGAGAGTGGTTGTGCAACGCAAGAAAGTGTCAGTCACTGAGAGAAATATTGAATCTAGTTCGAGAGCGTAA